Proteins from a genomic interval of Streptomyces sp. NBC_01445:
- a CDS encoding MFS transporter, which yields MSSYAALLRVPHARRTFGAALLGRLSYGTVSLSLMLAVKSATGSYAVAGTAMALFGAASVFLSPLRALLIDRYGPRRALPPMTGAYAVLLGVLAALTWRPGASGLLLGAAALAAGACTPPLGPTMRTVWSELVGRREGLLQRAYSLDGVAEELLLVSGPLIVGVVVQFAPAAFGVAISAVLVAVGTAAFVASPAVRGIAGRDAVRRGRSGGISPVRGLAQPVVVAVGVGLALGALDLLVLAFADARQHADAVAWVMAALSAGSAVGGLANGAISWSAPARVRLPFLAAGLAAALGAAALAPGLVTLGAAAVVAGLFVAPALTTAYLVADETAGPAFRTQAGAWVNTAVNAGISAGTAGAGLLVARLPLAACFAVAAAAPVAAAVWGVRGVRRAARTTPEAAPGDGVPDAAQETGSAAR from the coding sequence ATGTCGTCGTACGCAGCGCTTCTGCGCGTTCCCCATGCCCGCCGCACCTTCGGCGCCGCCCTGCTCGGGCGGCTCTCCTACGGGACCGTGTCCCTGTCCCTGATGCTCGCGGTGAAGTCCGCCACCGGCTCGTACGCCGTCGCGGGCACGGCCATGGCGCTCTTCGGCGCCGCGAGCGTCTTCCTCTCACCCCTGAGAGCGCTCCTCATCGACCGGTACGGGCCGCGGCGCGCGCTCCCGCCGATGACGGGGGCGTACGCGGTCCTGCTGGGCGTGCTCGCCGCACTGACCTGGCGGCCGGGGGCCTCCGGCCTGCTGCTCGGAGCGGCCGCCCTCGCCGCGGGCGCGTGCACCCCGCCCCTCGGCCCGACCATGCGGACGGTGTGGAGCGAACTCGTCGGCAGGCGCGAGGGGTTGCTGCAGCGCGCGTACAGCCTCGACGGGGTGGCCGAGGAGCTGCTGCTCGTGTCCGGTCCGCTCATCGTGGGCGTGGTCGTGCAGTTCGCCCCCGCGGCGTTCGGCGTCGCCATCAGCGCGGTTCTGGTGGCCGTGGGGACCGCCGCGTTCGTGGCGTCCCCGGCCGTACGGGGCATCGCCGGCCGGGACGCGGTCCGGCGCGGGCGGTCCGGCGGGATCTCGCCGGTGCGCGGCCTCGCGCAGCCGGTGGTCGTCGCGGTGGGGGTCGGTCTTGCCCTCGGCGCCCTCGACCTGCTCGTCCTCGCCTTCGCCGACGCCCGGCAGCACGCCGACGCCGTGGCCTGGGTGATGGCCGCGCTCTCGGCGGGCAGCGCGGTCGGCGGCCTCGCGAACGGCGCCATCTCCTGGTCCGCTCCCGCCCGCGTCCGGCTGCCGTTCCTGGCCGCGGGGCTGGCCGCCGCGCTGGGGGCGGCGGCGCTCGCTCCGGGCCTGGTGACGCTCGGCGCGGCGGCCGTCGTTGCGGGCCTCTTCGTCGCGCCCGCCCTGACGACCGCGTACCTCGTGGCGGACGAGACGGCCGGCCCGGCGTTCCGCACGCAGGCCGGGGCCTGGGTCAACACGGCGGTGAACGCCGGTATCTCGGCCGGCACGGCGGGCGCGGGCCTCCTGGTGGCCCGCCTCCCGCTCGCGGCCTGCTTCGCAGTGGCCGCGGCGGCGCCGGTCGCGGCGGCGGTGTGGGGCGTACGGGGTGTGAGGCGCGCCGCCCGTACAACGCCGGAAGCCGCGCCCGGGGACGGTGTCCCGGACGCGGCTCAGGAGACGGGCTCGGCGGCGCGCTGA